A DNA window from Mucilaginibacter xinganensis contains the following coding sequences:
- a CDS encoding sensor histidine kinase has translation MRGIVIFLFFCFFQLCCQAQKPEMYLDGINPVIQHDSHGDSIRKYFSYTFFNYENSRSKNKKVLIAAFYSNKLAVNYRQALQKIPRLKQYGNPGSQSYIQLFNGYAGKYAIPIFDSSGIIITVNGINPQNVNQYQFRVIEDKQKVVLPWTRPTLFCKAYLMTKIADPDKTDEFSAYLGQFKTAYGKALTFQVRKLSTPDSIEASVTAYWVKWQPRVIGVFTFAQLPDFLSLFKKQWTSPLENPDQPDWSKDAALKLKKDFSYNENNLIFYLDDIIKSKSIIEYNLVNGKDSTGWTVNDFDFNLVWLKNLSPGNYRLKIRYSVQRNNIFTYAFALQAAWYQTVWAKAALSLLGILAAGFLLLLWRSGKQAEKLKEESTLKQLVQTELRSIRSQFNPHFVFNALSSIQGLITKNDSQKASKYLIEFSNLMRDSLKASDKEFVSIFTEIKILENYLALEKLRFGFSYQIKVSDEIDASALEIPALFLQPPVENAVKHGISALQENGQLVVLFEKLNNDMMVSVNDNGKGFNQNDNTGGFGLQLTKERIKLLNQTLNGQQIEFSVTRTDNLTHVIFHFKNWLI, from the coding sequence ATGCGCGGTATTGTCATATTCTTGTTTTTCTGTTTTTTTCAGCTGTGTTGCCAGGCGCAGAAGCCGGAAATGTACCTGGATGGTATCAACCCGGTTATTCAGCACGATAGCCATGGCGATTCCATACGCAAGTACTTTTCCTATACATTTTTTAATTATGAAAACTCCCGCTCTAAAAATAAAAAGGTATTAATTGCTGCCTTTTATTCCAACAAACTGGCGGTAAACTATCGCCAGGCTTTACAAAAGATCCCCCGGTTAAAACAATACGGCAACCCCGGATCGCAATCGTATATACAACTTTTTAACGGCTACGCAGGAAAATATGCGATCCCGATTTTTGATTCGTCCGGAATAATTATAACCGTTAATGGCATCAATCCACAAAACGTTAACCAATATCAATTCAGGGTTATTGAGGATAAGCAAAAAGTGGTATTGCCGTGGACGAGGCCAACGTTGTTTTGCAAAGCCTATTTAATGACTAAAATTGCCGATCCTGATAAAACAGATGAATTCTCGGCTTATCTGGGCCAGTTTAAAACAGCCTATGGGAAAGCCCTCACCTTCCAGGTACGCAAGCTCAGTACGCCCGATAGTATTGAAGCTTCGGTAACGGCCTATTGGGTAAAATGGCAGCCCCGGGTGATCGGGGTGTTCACGTTTGCGCAGCTGCCCGATTTTTTAAGCCTTTTTAAAAAACAGTGGACAAGCCCCTTGGAAAACCCCGATCAGCCCGATTGGAGTAAGGATGCTGCTTTGAAATTAAAAAAAGACTTTAGCTATAATGAAAATAACCTGATCTTTTATTTGGATGACATTATTAAATCAAAAAGCATCATTGAATATAACCTGGTAAACGGGAAAGACAGTACCGGCTGGACCGTCAATGATTTTGATTTTAATTTGGTTTGGCTCAAAAACCTGTCGCCTGGAAATTACCGGCTAAAAATACGTTACAGCGTACAGCGCAATAATATCTTCACCTATGCATTCGCCCTTCAAGCCGCCTGGTATCAAACTGTATGGGCTAAGGCTGCTTTAAGTTTGCTTGGCATACTGGCCGCCGGTTTTTTGTTATTACTATGGCGATCAGGAAAGCAGGCGGAAAAACTGAAAGAAGAAAGCACTTTAAAGCAGTTGGTGCAAACGGAACTCCGTTCTATCCGGTCGCAGTTTAACCCGCATTTTGTGTTTAACGCCCTCAGCTCCATTCAAGGGTTAATCACCAAAAACGATTCGCAAAAGGCGTCGAAATATCTGATCGAGTTCAGCAATTTAATGCGCGATTCGTTAAAAGCCAGCGACAAGGAGTTTGTAAGCATTTTTACCGAAATCAAGATCCTGGAAAACTACCTGGCGCTCGAAAAGCTGCGTTTTGGGTTCAGTTATCAAATTAAAGTAAGCGATGAGATAGACGCCAGCGCCCTCGAAATACCCGCTTTGTTTTTACAACCCCCGGTAGAGAATGCGGTAAAGCATGGCATATCGGCCCTACAGGAGAACGGGCAACTGGTTGTACTGTTTGAGAAATTGAATAACGACATGATGGTGAGCGTAAACGATAACGGCAAAGGGTTTAACCAAAATGATAATACCGGCGGATTTGGCCTTCAGTTAACTAAGGAGCGGATAAAATTATTGAACCAAACGCTTAACGGACAGCAAATAGAATTTTCAGTAACAAGGACGGATAATTTAACCCATGTTATTTTCCACTTTAAAAATTGGCTAATATGA
- a CDS encoding bacteriocin-like protein: MENLKKLTKDEMKQVKGGLNHASVVYCNDGMQFGETGLCGDYSVDHICDFDQGFNRCINVTN, translated from the coding sequence ATGGAAAACTTAAAAAAATTAACAAAAGACGAAATGAAACAGGTTAAGGGTGGGTTAAATCACGCTTCGGTTGTGTATTGTAACGATGGTATGCAATTTGGGGAGACAGGTTTATGCGGCGATTATTCGGTAGACCATATTTGTGATTTTGACCAGGGCTTTAACCGTTGCATTAATGTAACCAACTAA
- a CDS encoding PspC domain-containing protein encodes MNKTIIININGIVFHIEEDAYEILKNYMTEVKRHFSNSADSLEITTDIENRIAEMFSEALEKENKQVIVEQDVNRIVEQMGSVADFEHAEGESNASAPFTPYNTEGRRLFRDPDDHLVAGVCSGIANYFDIDAVWIRILFAIFIAVGGTGFLLYIILWIVVPKAISRADKMAMKGEKQNLQGFKKNFEEEMSSMRQNLSNFGHEARPFVYKARDFVGDFFHHLGIFFNGAGKVLIKLIGVLVLLACFGFAIFLIVVFVASIGFGADMVNHMFPFRVIRNEFANNIFVSAFLVAIIPLLTIIMIIIKGIFNTGHVGKSTGTVFLVIWLCALGMLVFYAAKITSGFRDSASFTETVNLKATKGNTYYLKLNDIKYFSHEDSVRLDIKNHFRNMIVTDDEYNGFQNEPRSVTIHIEKSNVSHPVLEESFRASGPNYEAALFNARSTTYIFAQEDTLIKFDHTVRYKPNRSWHAEEVVLTLKVPLNAKVIIDQKLDNYVQDINLYDCRNLNKTDNKANFAVFTMTDNGLQCKVDTLVIKKDSLKKDSLKIDSVR; translated from the coding sequence ATGAACAAAACAATTATTATAAATATAAACGGCATCGTATTCCATATAGAAGAGGATGCTTACGAGATCCTCAAGAACTACATGACGGAGGTAAAACGTCATTTCTCCAATTCGGCAGACAGCCTGGAGATCACCACGGATATTGAAAATCGCATTGCCGAAATGTTTAGCGAAGCGCTGGAGAAAGAAAACAAGCAGGTTATTGTAGAGCAGGATGTTAACCGCATTGTGGAACAAATGGGCTCCGTTGCTGATTTTGAACATGCCGAAGGCGAAAGCAACGCTTCTGCACCATTCACCCCTTACAACACTGAGGGTCGCAGGCTGTTCCGTGATCCTGATGACCATCTGGTAGCCGGCGTTTGCTCAGGCATTGCCAACTATTTTGATATTGATGCGGTTTGGATCAGGATTTTATTTGCCATATTCATCGCTGTAGGCGGCACCGGCTTCCTGCTTTATATTATCTTATGGATAGTGGTGCCCAAAGCAATTAGCCGCGCCGACAAAATGGCCATGAAGGGCGAAAAGCAGAATCTGCAGGGTTTTAAAAAGAATTTTGAAGAAGAAATGAGCTCCATGCGTCAAAATCTATCCAATTTCGGCCATGAAGCCCGCCCGTTCGTTTATAAGGCCCGAGATTTTGTCGGCGATTTTTTTCATCACCTCGGTATATTTTTTAACGGCGCCGGCAAAGTGCTCATCAAGCTCATTGGCGTACTGGTGCTGCTGGCTTGTTTTGGCTTCGCCATTTTCCTGATCGTCGTATTTGTGGCCAGCATAGGTTTTGGTGCCGATATGGTCAACCACATGTTTCCGTTCAGGGTAATCCGGAATGAATTTGCCAACAATATTTTTGTTTCCGCCTTTTTAGTAGCCATTATCCCGCTGCTTACCATTATCATGATCATTATAAAAGGGATCTTTAATACCGGGCATGTGGGTAAATCAACCGGTACTGTATTCCTGGTGATCTGGCTTTGCGCCCTGGGGATGCTGGTATTTTATGCCGCTAAAATAACTTCCGGTTTCCGTGATTCGGCCAGCTTTACCGAAACCGTAAACTTAAAGGCTACAAAAGGCAATACCTATTACCTGAAACTGAACGATATCAAATATTTTTCGCACGAGGACAGCGTAAGGCTCGATATTAAAAATCATTTCCGCAATATGATCGTAACGGATGATGAATATAACGGCTTTCAAAACGAGCCGCGCAGCGTTACCATACATATAGAGAAAAGCAACGTTAGTCACCCGGTCCTCGAGGAATCGTTCAGGGCAAGCGGGCCTAATTACGAAGCAGCATTATTTAATGCACGCAGTACAACGTATATTTTTGCCCAGGAAGATACGCTGATAAAGTTTGACCATACCGTGCGCTACAAGCCAAACAGATCATGGCATGCTGAAGAAGTTGTGCTTACTTTAAAGGTCCCTTTAAACGCAAAGGTTATCATTGATCAAAAACTCGACAATTATGTTCAGGATATTAATTTATACGATTGCCGCAATTTGAACAAAACCGATAACAAAGCCAATTTTGCGGTATTTACCATGACTGATAATGGGCTGCAATGCAAAGTTGATACGCTGGTTATCAAAAAGGATAGCCTTAAAAAGGACAGCCTCAAAATTGACAGCGTTCGCTAA
- a CDS encoding PadR family transcriptional regulator → MIVENTQTQMRKGILEYCILSIIAKGETYASDIIAELKKAQLLVVEGTLYPLLTRLKNNGLLTYNWVESTSGPPRKYYILSDEGRKVLEQLDKTWEELSFAVQTAIGNRK, encoded by the coding sequence ATGATTGTTGAAAACACACAAACCCAAATGCGGAAAGGAATACTGGAGTATTGCATTCTTTCCATCATAGCAAAGGGCGAAACATACGCATCAGATATTATTGCTGAGCTGAAGAAAGCCCAATTGCTGGTAGTTGAGGGTACGCTTTATCCTTTGCTCACCCGTTTAAAAAACAATGGCCTGCTTACCTACAATTGGGTTGAATCAACATCAGGGCCGCCAAGAAAGTATTACATCCTGTCTGACGAAGGCAGAAAAGTACTGGAGCAGCTGGATAAGACCTGGGAGGAACTATCATTTGCGGTACAAACGGCTATTGGCAACAGAAAATAA